CTTGAATTGTGCGAGAGAATATTTATAGAAGCACCATGGCTTTTGTCAAATTGCCGATCACTGTGGGCGATTCGACGATGTCGTAACATGCTCGTTATTTACAATTGTCGAATGATTGTGCGGATACGAGGAATTACAGCCTGTGCGTCTAGAACAAGCATAACAGTGTTAGTATGCGCAAGAATAAGACTGATGGACATGAAGGAGCGAACAATGGAGTCTGGATGGATGGCAACGAGGTAGACAGGAGGGCGCCGTCTAATTTTAGCAGGACTATAAATATCGAGGTTTATAATGCGAAGAGAGATTTCGCACAGGCTGCTCTCTTTCCTCCCCTTCGCCACTCCCCCTCCGTTCGGTTCTTATTTGTCGCTCTTTTGCCCTTTCCTCCCTGCTTTCTTTCGACGGTGCATAGACACCAGTCCCGGAATGCAGAGTATCAAGTGTACTCTCCTTGTCTCTTTGGCTCTCCTCGCCAATGTTGTAGACGCTTTCAGCATACACCATAACCCCGCGTCACGGAGACACCACGTTGCTCGTGTCCCAGCGCCAGAACCCCCTGCTATCCAGCAAAATGTTACTTCCAGAAGTCTAGAGAAGCGTTTCGACGGCGCCAGGTTTACCTTTTACGATGCTGGACTCGGTGCATGTGGAAAGGTCAATTCTGGCGGTGACTTTGTAAGGCGTTTCTGCATGGAAAGTGATAGCATACACTAACTTGGCCCTGTTCATCCAGATTGTCGCTTTGAATTCTGCTGTCAGTCccagcttcttcttcccctAACTTGTTCAAAACTCACTCAAAATTCTAGCAATACGCAGGTGGTGCCCATTGTTTTGAGACCATAACAATCAGTGTCAATGGCAAATCTCATTCTGCGCAAATTGTCGACGAGGTTCGTGCCCCTTGTCGTCCTAACTGACTTGCAATTTCCGTGTTCTAATGTTCTTCATTTGTCAGTGCCCGGGTTGCCCATTTGCTGGCCTGGATTTCTCCCGCGGTCTCTTTGATTTCTTTGCACCAGAGTCTGAGGGTGTTTTGACCGGTTCGTGGAACTTTGGAGGATCAGCTGCCCCaccgcctcctccacctcctccgcctcctcccccaccaccaccgccgccgccgccgccgcccaaACATAccccacctccgcctccgcctcctccccctccaccAAAGACAACCGAACATCACGATACCCCCAAGCCGACACCTACACCAACGCCTTCGAGCACACATTCTTCAACTCCTTCTTCATCTGCGACACCTTCATCGTCGGcgtctgcttctgcttccaGTGACGCTGCCCGATCAGCTTCCAAGTCTGCAAGCGCGTCGGCATCTGCCAGTGCCTCCAGTGTACCCGTTGCCCCTGATAGTGGCAATGTGCAGCAGATGTATCAAGTGTTTGTGCAGATGGGCTCTTTGGTCATGGCTGGTGGAGCCAATGGAGGAGGCTCGAGTTAATCAGTAAACTTGCCACTTGACAGGATTCAAGACTAGCCCCTCAGCGGGTGTGATTTATTGTGCACCATCTAGCGTGCTGCGTGGAACATAGAGGGCTCTTTTCCTAGGTTATCGGCGCAACAGTCGCCGCTATTAATTGCAAGCAAGCTTTCGCCACTCTCGTTTACTTATTTTTTATCGGAAAGTTTGCGGTCGGATTGTCTATCTCTCGCCTATTATCACTTGcgttgatttttttattctATACATCACATACTCATTAGTGTTGATACCCGTTCAATGAAACAGATTTGTGCGTCATGTCTACCTTTGACGATGACatggatactaattacttTGTGGTGGTGAGTGCGGCTGAGGGGTCATACGGCATTTGAAATACGAAAAGGCTTGGCTTGTATGGTAAAAGTAGGGTACATAGGTGTTGGCCGGCGAATGGCCGATGTGCATCGTTTGTTTGGCTGTTGTCAAGCGAAAACAAGACTTGAGAATTGAGTGCGGCGAGTTTGAGGACGACTaacctccttctcttctcttctaaATCCCATCCTCCGCTCTTTCCTTAATTCACACTCTTTTCGCTTTTCAGCATTCATTATGTTGTCCAATATCCTCAGTCTATCCCTcctctctcttcttctcccaaTTACCGCCTCCGCTGCCGCACACGGAAACCCCATCCTCAACCGCCACCACGACATTGCGAGGCGTGCAGACGGCCATATCGATGTCTTCAAACGCGCTGCGGGCGCTAAAATGTCATACTACAATGTCCAGACTGGCAATGCGTGAGTTCTTCTGTTCGCATCTGTTCTATTTCGGGCCCTGATCGATGGCGCGAACTATAGTGGGTCCTGTGGAAGATTTCACGTAAACAGCGACTTTGTAGGTCCTATGTCTGCGCCATCCTTGCGTGTCGAAATTTACTCACTATCAATCTTCCCTAGACGGTCGCTCTCAACGCAGCTGTATGTTTACTCCTGACTACGTATTGCACTATCTTACGGAATGTTTTTTGTATAGCAAATGAACAAAGGTCTATGCTTCAAGACCATCAGGATCTCATACGGTGGAAAGACTGCAACGGCAACCATTAGTGACACAGTCGGTTTACTTTTCATTTTTCGTTCATTATATACATACTCAAAACATTGCTATGACAGTGCCCCGGATGCCCATGGAACGGTCTAGATCTCACAGAGGGACTCTTTGCCTTCTTCGCACCTCATTCAGTTGGTATCATCCATGGAGACTGGGAGTTCACTGATGcagctcctccttctcctgcgCCCCCAAAGACCACCTCGGTTTGGGT
This Psilocybe cubensis strain MGC-MH-2018 chromosome 3, whole genome shotgun sequence DNA region includes the following protein-coding sequences:
- a CDS encoding Allergen Asp f 7-like protein (Allergen Asp f 7 homolog), with translation MLSNILSLSLLSLLLPITASAAAHGNPILNRHHDIARRADGHIDVFKRAAGAKMSYYNVQTGNAGSCGRFHVNSDFTVALNAAQMNKGLCFKTIRISYGGKTATATISDTCPGCPWNGLDLTEGLFAFFAPHSVGIIHGDWEFTDAAPPSPAPPKTTSVWVPPTTTKKSTPAWTPPTTTWSPKPTPTSTWVPPPPTTTRTSTTRIHSSSSSSVSSSSSSSQSHASSSASSSSSGSSSSPINYSTGAAAGLAVPTGTVNRTPGSAENLADLYQVFIQVGGVAAAANNL
- a CDS encoding Allergen Asp f 7, with translation MQSIKCTLLVSLALLANVVDAFSIHHNPASRRHHVARVPAPEPPAIQQNVTSRSLEKRFDGARFTFYDAGLGACGKVNSGGDFIVALNSAQYAGGAHCFETITISVNGKSHSAQIVDECPGCPFAGLDFSRGLFDFFAPESEGVLTGSWNFGGSAAPPPPPPPPPPPPPPPPPPPPPKHTPPPPPPPPPPPKTTEHHDTPKPTPTPTPSSTHSSTPSSSATPSSSASASASSDAARSASKSASASASASASSVPVAPDSGNVQQMYQVFVQMGSLVMAGGANGGGSS